TTTCATAGAAAGGGAAAGGTTAATGGGAACTGTTTCTGTAAACATACGTACATggtttcatttcttttatatggTAGGAAAAGTGATGGTTCCCTGGTAAAGGTAGACCAAAATGAGAGGGATGGATGGTTAGACATACACAAACAGGACAGGTAAACATAGAATGATTAGAAGATTTGCATGAGTTTGCACATCTGTCCATTACTGATTaattaaagtatattatgatgtcaggactgaaaaaaaagagacttcAAATAGTATCTTTACACGACTTTATTCAATATTTTGCACAGAGTTGAAGGAACAAAAAtgactcctctctttctctctctctctctctctctctctctctctctctctctctctctctctctctctctctctctctctctctctctctctctctatctatctatctatctatctatttatctatctcacacacacacacaatccacaacAAACTTTCATGACTATAACTAAAGAGGAACTGTAAATGAACAGGAACACACACTAGTGAAAGTAAAGTGAGAAAGTGTCGAATTAAGAGAAATAGTATATACAATTACGAAAGGACTTAGTTGGTTGGTTCCTTGGGTCCGAGGCCTTACGACTTCCAAGGGCGTCACTGCGGCCGTCaatgtcaagttataaccaacaaCCAACTGGTCAATCGAGAACAccgttcttcaggtgttcaagataaatccaaagaccatacacgctctcactacaTATATGGCCCTTGATAAAGGACAGTGGGGCTAATTGTACAATATGAAAATGGTTAGTGAGTTACTACTAGATGGGGCTTAGGAGAGAGGTCGAACTGTTGTAGCTATTGTTGCAACAACTGCTGTTGTGACTGCTACTTCCATTTTCGACCGGAGGACTCGATGGTCCCTCCTCCCGTGAGAGGGACATTTGCGATGAGTGTTCTCTTCCAGAGGATGGCACTGTAATCCCACCATTACCGTTCCCTTGCGCTGGATTATTCCACGAGATGTCGCTCTGAGTTTCGTGTGACCCGACCGTTCTGCTGCGATCCGCGAATCTGGATTTAAGCGACAGGTCGAGAATGACGGAGTCTTCGGTGTCTGTTCTCTCCTCCATCAAGTGTCTTTGGGAGAGTATGTCACTTGTTTTCACAGACAGATCCATCGGCGAATCCCCGTCTCTTTCCATCTCACTGATTGACGGCCGTTGCTTCTCATCTATAGAGGGCATTTGTTCGACGCGATTCTGACACATGATCCTCTTTTTCAGGGAAGTGAATCTTTCTGGCGTTTGAATCGTCGAGGTGAACACCGAAGGGTTCGAGAATAGTCTTGGTTCCTTTTCCGCCAACTGACGTATTCTTTTGATAGGTGGCAGCACCAGCAGCTCTTCTGCATGGCGCTTGCTGGGGATGATCAGGGATCGTGGTGGTGACTGGGAACCGCTGAGGTTGATGTTTGGAGAGGTCGGGGTCACCGGCGAACTTCCGAAGGCTTGGGTGTTGTGGGAGCCGTAAGCAGACCCGTAATACTTTGGCAAGTGGGACTGTGCGCCTTCGTGAGTTCGGTGGAGGTAAGGGTCAAATGGGTGGTTGGAGTATGCCGACACGGCCATCGGAAGGCTAGAGAGCAACAAGGGACTGAGAGGTGGCCCTGGGTATATACCTGAAGATGGAGGAACCACTGAAAGCTTTGGATACAGGGAGAGGTAACTGAGGGATGGAGGGCGTCTCGGAGTGGTTTCGATGGAGCTGTCGGAGGCGTGGGAGTCGGGACTGCTCAGTGCCGGGGAGGTGCGACGAGGGGAGTGGTGAGGGGCGTCGGTACCACACACATCGATGGTGTCACTCTCGTCCTCACTAGCGCAGCGTCCCCAGCTCCCCGCCTCACTCCCCAGGTCCGTGGGCGTCCCAGGCGGAGGAGGGGACCCAGACTCGTCCAGAAGGCAGTGGATCTTAAACCAGTTAGAACGTCGACCATACCTGAAGGAGACGTGAGCTGTTAGGTGCTGTGTCACCACGGTAAACCTGGGTATGCATAGTCGTGGATATGATAGTATTTATTTGTAAGGTTAAAGGAGCCCACATTCTATGCTGCCTCCTCtggcaaccctcccctcccctttcccctatcCATTTTCAGTTGCTATCTAAAACTCTTTTAAAGTACACCATAAACAAGGTGAAAAGAAAGAGATGATCCAGAACTTTTGATTAAAAACTATCGATTTTTGATAATCAGAAACTGGCATCTTAATTTCTTTTATCTCTACCTAACGAAATCTACTGAGCTCACTAAAGATTGTGgaagaagtttgttgagtctaGAAATATTCCAAATATCCGTAGATCAAACTTCTTAGAGCTAccataagatgatatatatatatgtatatatatatatatatatatatatatatatatatatatatatatatatatataacatacaagtctccaacagccaggatcgaacccgggacccctgtgccacaggcgggaatgctaccgctaggctgtgggtctggctaataggaaatacctattcgaatactatgtactcgaataccctttgtctcacgttggtgagcaacggggtctacaccggttatttgccaacaggcgcacatggccagcagatagcattttacagaacctaactgtacaacgcggaggcatatgaatgcgaataaagtgcatatgaatgcgcaccttcataggacatacaaacctccaacagccagttaggttcggtaaaatgctatctgctggctatatatatatatatatatatatatatatatatatatatatatatatatatatatatatggggactgGAATGAGATCAAGTAGTCATATAACCGAAAAGGAATCAGTATAAAACTAACATCAAAACTCTCACGAAAACTACAGAAACGCATTTGGATCCTAACATGAATAAGACAATTCGACCATCTGACTCAGATcaagactagaaaaaaaaaacgcattaaAGCCACAAGGAAACCTCAAGCCGGACGTGGACACGCCCAATACCAGATATTTCAGGGTGGCTTAAGAATATTTTTAAGAGGaaattcataaagtcattgtgCTCACATTAATCCCAGACGTCAACACCCTGACACCCACCTGGAGCCAGACTTGGACATGCCCACCACCAGACACTTGCGGAGGCGACAGGCTTTGCAGGAGGTTCGGTTCTTCTTGTTGATGACGCAACGACCGCCGTTCTTGCAGTCCCCCAGCGACGACACGTTGTTGTACGTCCGCCCGAAGAACGACTGGCGGGGACAAGAGGGGAGGAAGATGCTGGTtactgagggagaggtgagagtggttgtCCAGTGGTGACTGGAAGAGTGATGACAATATTCCTTCATGTGAGTGTGGGTGTACTGTGCTGTaagagcaggaggaaggagggaggaaagaaacaTGATAGTTGGCGGATGttagaggaggagcaagagggaaggagagggagaatggggaggtgagaatAGGAAGAGTGGATGAAGTAAAAGAGAATtacagatgatgaagatgaggatgaagaggagaagaaggtgatgatgaagagaagaagaagtaggagatgaaggagatgaagagaaggagaagaagaagatgaagaaaagaagatgaagaaaagaagaaagtgaagaaggaagatgatggtgatgatgaagaaggaagaagaagaggaagaatagatgaagaagaagaagaagaagaagaagaagacgatggagaaaaaacatgaaaaagtaGAAGGAATGGGAAAGATAGGGAGTAAATAAGAAGTGAAGAGAAAAATTCAGTGGCTGTCGTATCTACTTCTTTATCTTCACAGGCAAAGGGGGAGAAAGAGGAATGAGATGTAGCgaaggaagatgaagagaaaagagaaggggagaggcaGCTCTCCCATGCATCCTTCGCATAGGTAAAAGAGAAGGAGgataaagaggaggaaggaaaaggaagagaagaaggaagaggatgataaggaaggagagaaggtgtCAGGATCTACCTCGCATGGGTaaacgaggaggaggataaggaaggaggaggaggatgagaagtatAAGGAAGGAGAGCAGGGGTCAGGACCCACCTTGCATCCCTCGCATGGGTaaacgaggaggaggataaggaagaaggaggaggatgaggagtatAAGGAAGGAGAGCAGGGGTCAGGACCCACCTTGCATCCCTCGCATGGGTaaacgaggaggaggataaggaaggaggaggaggatgaggagtatAAGGAAGGAGAGCAGGGGTCAGGACCCACCTTGCATCCCTCGCATGGGTaaacgaggaggaggataaggaaggaggaggatgaggagtatAAGGAAGGAGAGCAGGGGTCAGGACCCACCTTGCATCCCTCGCAGGTGAAGGCGCCGAAGTGGAAGCCAGCGGCTGGCTCCCCACACACTCGACACAGCTGGTTCATTACGCCCTCTGCCGTCgctcacatgcacatacacacacacacacgctaccctcTGGAAAACAGAGTAAAGAATAACTCTCAccgttttgataaaaaaaaaagaaaaatagccaCAGAAGTAAaatcaacacagacacagacacacagtaacAAACATACACCAGAGGAACACCGCATAAACAaaagacacatatatatgtatatatatatatatatatatatatatatatatatatatatatatatatatatatatatatatatatatatatatatatatatataaacagatcaaACTGATATTGAAATAGGTGATGACCGTAGCGTGCCGAACTCGATGGGACTTGAGAGCTGTCTTGCACAGGTCATCTACATATACAGGATGGAAAGACCCCACCAGACCACACTACCAGCTTCCTTCAATTAATGACTGCTCTTCTAAATCCTTTGCATTTCCTCTTTTGTTGATGTCATGAgagtgttacccccccccccctctctctctctctcctcccctctcttttcttcagCTTAGCTCGGCTTAGCTGTGCTGAGCTCGGCTTAGCTTAGCTGCTGGATAAGGTGTTGTTTCCCTAGAGCTTACGAGAAGTCCAGGTGGTGTTTTGTTTCCACCTGGTCGAGCTATTTTGGCAAAGTGATTTCTAGTTGAAACGTTGTCCCGTCGAAACGTTTTCTGGGTAAAACGTTGTCCCGTCGAAAGATTCTCTAGTTGGAACGTTATTCCGTCGAAACTTTCTGGTTTTAAACGTTGTCCCGTCGAAACGTTTCCTGGCTGAGTCGTTGTCCCGTCGAAACGTTTTCTGGCTGGAGTGTTGTCAGGTCAACCAACACCAGCTGGAGACAcgacacaccactaccactaccaccagtaTGGGTGAcaagacagtcagtcagtctgccTCCATCCTTATCGTCGTGGTTCTCATGGAGCGTTTGTTGTGACCTTTGTCACCAGATGTCAGACCTAGCAGGTTCCTGGGCGCCGGGAAACCGCTTGCCAAAGTGCTCAGTGTCGCTTATTTGTCTAACCAAATTTATATTCTATACATACTAAAGGGGAGGAACTCTTCTGCCTAGCCAACCCCACCCTTAAACACTTCCTAAGCAAATCGACACATTTGTCACCAAACCCAaagccatcaaaaaaaaaaaaagaaaaaaaaatcagaacccCGTTGGTATAACCATATCTTCTGATAGCCAAATCTAACCTTTCATAGCGAAACTTGTTACACTTACTAGCCAAGCCAAAGTGCGCCAGGGCGAACCAATTCGAACTGGGCCAAATGAAATCGTATTTAACTCAACCAAACTCTCTCTAGTCAAATGAGAATTTATATTAAGAAATTGAATCCTGTCAAGTAAAATCTTAACTATCCTAAccgaaatacacacatacacacacacacacacacacacacacacacacacacaatcatggaaactacacaaacctcaatgaTTTCCATGGTAACGTAgattggaaaatggaattcagtagccaggaaccagggcgtTGTGTAgggaggttctgtgaaatctacagTCAAGAAGTGGAGGCAAGGGTACCTCAAGCCTTACATACAGAGGGAATGAGACGAACATATAGACAGCACTACAACCagccagcattagcaaggtatgaGAGAGCACAGAACGAGCGTAGCAGGATAAGAGAAGTCGAACAAAATGGAACCTTGAAAAGAATATTGCGGACAAAGCAATTGAAAATCCAGAATTATTCCATAAATTCGTCTGAagtcagttgtcagttaaggTCCAgataatcaggctaagggattcagaagggAATATTGTACAAGAGGATGTAAGAATAGTTAAGGAGCTAAACAACAAGTTCAAAAGAAACGCAAAGAACTCgtagggaaggagaagaggaaggcaacaaagatggtaccagacttaAGAAAGTTGAG
This window of the Panulirus ornatus isolate Po-2019 chromosome 17, ASM3632096v1, whole genome shotgun sequence genome carries:
- the LOC139754460 gene encoding uncharacterized protein; translation: MNQLCRVCGEPAAGFHFGAFTCEGCKSFFGRTYNNVSSLGDCKNGGRCVINKKNRTSCKACRLRKCLVVGMSKSGSRYGRRSNWFKIHCLLDESGSPPPPGTPTDLGSEAGSWGRCASEDESDTIDVCGTDAPHHSPRRTSPALSSPDSHASDSSIETTPRRPPSLSYLSLYPKLSVVPPSSGIYPGPPLSPLLLSSLPMAVSAYSNHPFDPYLHRTHEGAQSHLPKYYGSAYGSHNTQAFGSSPVTPTSPNINLSGSQSPPRSLIIPSKRHAEELLVLPPIKRIRQLAEKEPRLFSNPSVFTSTIQTPERFTSLKKRIMCQNRVEQMPSIDEKQRPSISEMERDGDSPMDLSVKTSDILSQRHLMEERTDTEDSVILDLSLKSRFADRSRTVGSHETQSDISWNNPAQGNGNGGITVPSSGREHSSQMSLSREEGPSSPPVENGSSSHNSSCCNNSYNSSTSLLSPI